Below is a window of bacterium DNA.
AGGCTTCTATGTCGAGTTCTCCGCGCGTGCAGCGCCGGGCCAGCTCAAGGACAAATGGAGCGCGGTACCCGAGTTTGACTTCACTGCGCAGAAAGGCCTCACTGCTCTCGGCGATGGCCTGGGGGACAGGAAATGGGCGAGCGTCGCCTGAACCGATGCCAAAATGCTGTATCAGGCGCTGATTCATCTGCGTGGTCAGGGACCAGCTGCAGTTTGTGGTCAGTATCATCTTGACGACATCCTCAAAAAATGAGGCGCCACGCAGCATGCGACCCGTATTCCGGCGTGCAATCCATGAGAAGGTACTGTCATCCCGAACGCGAGCATAGAAAGGTCTGAGATCGAGATTCAGATGCAGGATATCCTCCGCTGCGTTCTGAGCATTCGCCAGCGCTCGCTGCGAGAGCCGTCTGCGATGTTCGACTTCGACGGCGACGCGGGATTTTCCGGCAGGGGAGAACTGCAGATCCATCACTCGATCGGCATCGTCCCGCAGCGCATAGCACAGCACTCCGCTCGCGGTATCGAGGCGGAAAGGAAAAAGAGCACACCATCCATGTGAATAGACGGTGTGCTCAAAATGAAAACGAGGGGGAAGTGAGAGATTGAGGGCAGTGTTCATGCGCGCTGCGTCCCTTCTCAGTCTTCCTCGCTCTTCTTAATGGACTGCACTTCCATGCGCACGTCCTGGGCGAACTTCTTGACTTCGTTCATGTGCTTGCGAAGCCGGGTACCGGCGGATTTGTTTCCCTTCTCATAGAACTTTTCAAAGTCCGATTCGAAGGACTGGACAAGAGCAAGCAATTCCTGGTAACGGTTCATATGACCTCCTGGTTATTAATCACTCATCAGATGATGCGAATGCACGTAATATACGATTTCAGGCTTTTTTCCAAAATGGGCAGGGCAGGGAGATGCATTTTTGTACATTGCAGGGGAACAGACGGATTTCTCCATGAAATGCTTCCTTTCCCTCTCGCTGATCCTGACATTGACCGCTCTTCCGGCTGCCTTCGCGCAGGAGCATGCCGCCCTGTGGCCGAAAATCGAGTCCTTTGATTCCGGTTATCTCCAGGTTTCCGATCTGCACAGCATTTATTACGACCGCAGCGGAAATCCGGATGGTGTGCCGGTTTTCGTGCTTCATGGGGGACCCGGAGGATCGACGTCCCCGTATTACCGCCGCTTCTGTGATCCGACGTATTTCCAGATCGTGTTGCACGACCAGCGCGGGGCGGGACGCTCGAAACCCTATGCGGAAACGAGGGAAAACACGACCTGGGACCTTGTGGAGGATATCGAGCAACTGCGCAAACATATCGGGGCCGAGCGTATCGTGCTGTTCGGCGGGTCGTGGGGAACGACACTGGGACTCGCGTACGCCGAGCGGTATCCGGATCGTGTCCTCGGACTCGTCCTCCGCGGGGTATTTACCGCAACGAAGGAAGAAATCGATTGGTTTTATCACGGAGGGACAGCACATCTGTTTCCGGACCAGTACCGGGAACTGCTTGACGCGCTGCCGGACCCGGACCGTCGTCCGCTTCCTGCGTATCTGTATGAGCTGCTGCAATCACCGGATTCCCTGACGCGCGCGAAATATGCAAGAGCATGGACGAAGTACGAGGCCGCCGCCAGTAAAGTGGATGCGGATTCGAGTCATATTCGTCAGCTCAACAACTGGCTGGAAGGCAACAATCCGCTGTCATTCGCGCTTTTCGAGAATTACTACATGGCCAATGACTGTTTTCTTGAGCCTGATCAGCTCTGGAAGGATATCGACCGCATTCGTGATATCCCGGCGTTCATCGTCAATGGGCGCTTCGACGCCATCTGTCCACCCATAACCGCCTGGCGTCTGTACCGCGCCCTGCCGCACTCACGCCTGGTCCTTACTTTCGCCTCGGGGCACTCGATGGCGGAGCCGAATACGGAAGCAGCCCTCGTGCAGGGCTTCGAATGGCTGAAAACCAAACTGGAGGAGAAATGAGCAGCATCGATTATACCGACCTCCGGCATGATGTGGCGGAGCATTGCCGCGCCATGCTGCGCGCGGGACTCACAACAGGCTCGGGCGGTAACATCTCCGTTCGTCTCGAAAACACGGATCGCATGTGCATCAGTCCTTCAGGCATCCCGTACCACGAGATGCGCGTGGAGGAAGTACCCATCATCGATTTCGACGGAGAACACAGCGATACCGACACGCAGCCCTCCAGCGAGTATCCCATGCATGCCGCGGTCTACCGGGCGCGACCCGACGTCACGGCCATCGTTCACACGCATTCCCCCTATGCCACCACCTTCGCCTGTCTGCGTGAACCCATCCCCGCGTCGCATTACCTTGTCGGCTTTGCGGGTCCGCGGGTCCCTGTCGCCCCCTACGCCACGTATGGCAGTGAGGAACTGGCGCGCAATGCAGTGGAGTCGCTCGGGCAGGAGTATCATGCGACACTGCTGGCAAATCACGGGCTGCTGAGCGTGGCATCGTCCATTGAGCGGGCTTTCGCCATTGCCGAAGAAATCGAGCTCGTCGCACGCATCCACTACCAGGCGCGTTGCATCGGGACGCCGGTAATTCTTGACGACGAGGAAATAAAGCGTGTGATCCGGAAGTTCAGAAGTTATGGCGTGCGGTCATCCCATGCCGCCGATGACACCCGGCTCGACAATTACGATGGTGAAGGGAGCTGAGCGGTCGCATGGAGTTCCTTCCCGTCAGTAAAGCGGAAATGCAGCGGCTCGGATGGTCGCAATGTGATGTCATCCTCGTCAGCGGCGATGCGTATATCGATGCTCCGCAGATCGGTGTCGCCGTTATCGGACGCGTGCTGGTGGATGCCGGATTTCGTGTCGGTGTCATCGCACAGCCCGACATGCATTCGGGGGAGGATATCAGCCGTCTCGGGGAACCGCGGCTGTTCTGGGGCGTGACCGGGGGCAGCGTGGATTCGATGGTCGCCAACTACACGGCGCTGCAGAAGAAGAGACGGTCGGACGACTATACTCCGGGAGGTGAAAACACGCAGCGGCCCGATCGCGCCGTCATCGCGTACAGCAATCTCATCCGGCAGTATTTCAAGGGCACGGTGCCCATCGTGCTCGGGGGACTCGAAGCGAGTCTCCGTCGCATCGCACATTACGATTACTGGAGCGACGCGGTCAGACGCTCCGTGCTTTTCGATGCAAAGGCCGACCTCCTGGTCTATGGCATGGCAGAGGAGACGGTTGTGCAGCTCGCCCGGTCGCTGGCGGAAGGGGAACTGCCGCGTGCTCT
It encodes the following:
- a CDS encoding histone H1, with the protein product MNRYQELLALVQSFESDFEKFYEKGNKSAGTRLRKHMNEVKKFAQDVRMEVQSIKKSEED
- the pip gene encoding prolyl aminopeptidase, with translation MKCFLSLSLILTLTALPAAFAQEHAALWPKIESFDSGYLQVSDLHSIYYDRSGNPDGVPVFVLHGGPGGSTSPYYRRFCDPTYFQIVLHDQRGAGRSKPYAETRENTTWDLVEDIEQLRKHIGAERIVLFGGSWGTTLGLAYAERYPDRVLGLVLRGVFTATKEEIDWFYHGGTAHLFPDQYRELLDALPDPDRRPLPAYLYELLQSPDSLTRAKYARAWTKYEAAASKVDADSSHIRQLNNWLEGNNPLSFALFENYYMANDCFLEPDQLWKDIDRIRDIPAFIVNGRFDAICPPITAWRLYRALPHSRLVLTFASGHSMAEPNTEAALVQGFEWLKTKLEEK
- a CDS encoding class II aldolase/adducin family protein gives rise to the protein MSSIDYTDLRHDVAEHCRAMLRAGLTTGSGGNISVRLENTDRMCISPSGIPYHEMRVEEVPIIDFDGEHSDTDTQPSSEYPMHAAVYRARPDVTAIVHTHSPYATTFACLREPIPASHYLVGFAGPRVPVAPYATYGSEELARNAVESLGQEYHATLLANHGLLSVASSIERAFAIAEEIELVARIHYQARCIGTPVILDDEEIKRVIRKFRSYGVRSSHAADDTRLDNYDGEGS